Part of the Aquila chrysaetos chrysaetos chromosome 6, bAquChr1.4, whole genome shotgun sequence genome, TGGCAGTGGTGTCTCAGAATCAGGACCACTGGTTCTGCTGGTGACCACTGACTTGGGGAGGAtcacagggctgtttctctgTGCCTCGGCTGCCATGATGGCAAGTGAGGGCACTAAAACACCTAgcttttcaagtattttacaGTCCCCCAAGGAAAGGCTTTATGGGTTTAATGAGCGTATTCATGCATAGCTGACTTTGCACAGCTGTGCAAGGAGTGGAGCATGATTAAGTTTGGGGTCTTCCAATCCACAGCAGAGTACCTGTTGTAGCTACTCTTTCCATGCCAGTGTACAGTTTGTAACTTTTTCCTGGATAATGTTTGTATTAATCAAGGTGTAATAATGGCACGTCCATGTGAAAGGAGTAGTATGCGCATAAATTGCCACGCACAGACATTAGAATAAACCCATTAATGTTAATGCAAATATCATCCTCTTTAGAAGTATGTGGGCCCCAGAAAACAATTGCAAGCAGAGCACACCTTTTGCTGTAGAGCAGGTTCACCCTGTCATCCTTCCATGTAGAAAACTCTCCCGACAAGACAGAAAGTATAGCAAAATCAGGcttctctgttttgaaattattacCGTGGTAACCTGAAACCCCTTTGTACTTCATAAATTCTGCCTCTCTCTGGAGCAGCTGAAATTTCAAGTAAGACCACTTCGCAATGCTTTGTGAGTGTAGAAACAGCTCTCACAGTTTAAAGATGACATAGAGGAAATTTTTGGAAGGCTAAGGAGTTGTTGGACCCCAGACCAGTCACCTCATTTAGTAAGATGATCTCCCTTTAGACTCCTAATGTCTTTTCAATTGAATGGGAGATTTGCCATTCTCACAAGCACGGCTCCGACTTGGCACACGCCGCAATTAGCCAGATTGCTCGGCACTCTCAAAGCGTGTCTACTTCAAAGAAGTTTGTGGGAATTTTCCTGTGCCGGCGCAGTTCCACGTGACCCGGCGGGCGAGGTGCGGGAGGCTTCGTCACACAGCGGGCAGTGTGGCAGCAATGCTGCGGAGCGGTGAGCACCGTTCCCCTCCCGCCacaggagaggagcaggcagggctgccgggACCTGACCAGGTCCGGGCTGCCTGGACGGGCACCGCTGCTACCAGAAGAGCTGTGGGATGGCTCAGGGTCAGTATGGAGCTGAATGACGAGGCCtgttcagcaaaaaaaaccccacaaaccaacACTATTATTCCTTCTGAAATACACagtaaaagatatttttgttaaagTAGATGAAATGCGGCCGTACATGAAAAAGCCTACCTACTAATTCCTTGGAGTATTGCTAAGGTTTTAAACTCTTTCAGCATTATTAAAATCAGTACATAAAGACTTTGCTTATGTGTTGGAGGTGAGCCGCGGTACAGAAATAATAATCCAGATGACCTTCCAAGCTGCTGCTTGtcatgaattattttctcttgcCTTGGGgaaatttctaaatatatatatatatatatatgcaaataagCAAACCTTTCAGTTGTAATGTAGCGACAGTTACATCACTGCCCCTTCCCAAGTGTACAGCACAGCATCGCTCTGAGTACAGCTGCTGAGAAAACCCCGGGAAGTACTTGGGTTTGAAATTAAAGAGCTTGTTTTAATATTTAGCTGTGATAAATTTGACTGAGAGTACATGTATTTCATCAGGCGTCTGTGAGTCAGGCGCGTGAGTCACAAAAGGAGCTGCGCTCGGGCTGCTGAAGACAGCCGGCGAGGCCTGTCCTAACAGTTCCAGTGCATGCGTGCAAAAGCCCCATTAATTCCTCTGGGGAGATTTAATTAGTGTGAGGACGGGACGGAGGACATGTGTGCTGtcccagctgctctggaaaGGGCCTGGCCCCAAGCAccttctttgcttctctttgttCAAGTCCTGACATCGCACACACACCTTTACGTCGCAAATCCCACAGCCTTTGGTGGCATCGGGGAGCCAGGTGCGATTCAGTATGGGCACGGAGAGGAGAACCCAACTCCAAGTAATTAACAATAACATATGATTGCTACTAATTCACTTTTACACAAATTACACAGTGTTATTAAATTAAGCAAACCATGTTCTTGCATCTGAGCATTAGCAGCAGAACTCATCttcattccattttttaaagtagcagTTGTAATTAGtcttctttgctttccagaCCGATCACAtgcaacattttgtttttaccaAAACACCCACCAAAATGTTCAGGTTCTCTAATTGCAAAGATTCACTTCACACAGCCGTGCAACTTCTTTCTGCTCTGGGTGTTATTTAGGAACAGCCAACTGGAATTTATTGAAATCGTGTCgaaaaacaaacaattaaaattgCTCCCCAGCTGGGTGGGAGACCTCGCGTGCCAAGTTTCAGCCCATGAGAACTCTCGGAACGGAGTCACGGGGCACGCGGCTGAGCGCGGGAGGTCGGGGTGGAAAAGCCGGCAAGCTCTTTACCGTTCCAAACGCCGAGACCGTAATACGGGCGAGCTCTCCCCCGCGGCCGACAGCGCGTCTCCGCGGGTGCTGGGCACTGGGCGCTGGCACACCTCCGCTCGGCGCCCTGCTCGCCGCCACGCTCGGCGGGGTTCTGCTGGGCGATGCACCGGCCCCTGCCTCCCCATGGCCCGAGGCACCGCGTCCGGGCCGTCCCCCTGCCCGCTCCTGCCTGGCGTGGGCGTCCCCGGCGCGCCCGGTGCCGGCCCTGCACCCCCATGGCCCCGCTGGCGCAGTCGCCCCTTTCTCTCCCGCTTGGCTGGGAAGGGTGCTTTTTTTGGCCTCTGCTTCTGTCATCTGGCATTTAAATGTAACGAGATCTCTCCTTGCTAACATTTAtagcagcaaaatatttaagttcCAGGGCTTGTAACGCGTGTTATTAATGTCCCGTTGCCAAGCCCAGCTGAAGGATCCCCAAACCCTTCTCTGCGCTTGCTTCGGGTCCGTGCCAGCAGAAGGACGTCACCCCTGGCTGCGCGGCAGCGGGTGACCGGTGAGCACTGGAGCCCCGGGCGCTCTCACGGCAccaggaggcagaggaaaagcCCACCGGTGCTCCCCAAGGGTAACgcgtggcggcggcggctgcctCTGAGCGGACCCTCGCGGGGCTCCACCCGCCCGCTGCTGGCACACGAAGGGCAAGGTAGAGTTTGTCAAATGGGCCGACGCGgcggggcagaggaggagacagGAGAAGGACGAGCTACGGTCATCAGCCTGCCGGGACCCCAATCAAAGGCAGTAATTAAAGAGGGAAAGTGGTTTAAAGTGCCTGATTTAGCAATGCGCGTGCCAGAGCGTGTATTTAAACGCTCCCACCGCTCCCGTGGAGGCCCTGGCAGTTGGTCTGCAAAAACCGCCTGGAATGGAAAGGCGGCGAGCAAGCACGGCCCGGTCTGCACGCACGGAGCCGGCACATGGCCTCCTGTCCCTCGCCCCCTCCTCGCCCCTCCGCGGAGCCcgcagtgccaggctgcccgGCGGGACGTTCCTGCCTCCCCGGCACCGGTGCAGCGAGGGGGGGAGCTGGGCGAAAGCACCGAGGCAAGCAGAAAGCGATGCCTCGGTCCCGCAGTTGTCTAATAAAGGTGTTCCTGGCTTTCGAAAAAGCCTAAAGCAACATCAAACGTTACCAAAGAGTCTCTTCTTCCCGCTCCTGTTCTACCCTTCGTTACGGTCACCACCGAGATCTGAAAGCTGCTCCTGACCAGTCTGCGCCGGGGTGCTGCGTGCGCGGCTGTTCCTCCCTCGCGCGCAGGTTCTGCGCGGCT contains:
- the LOC115342622 gene encoding uncharacterized protein LOC115342622, with the protein product MSRCQAQLKDPQTLLCACFGSVPAEGRHPWLRHGTRRQRKSPPVLPKGNAWRRRLPLSGPSRGSTRPLLAHEGQGRVCQMGRRGGAEEETGEGRATVISLPGPQSKAVIKEGKWFKVPDLAMRVPERVFKRSHRSRGGPGSWSAKTAWNGKAASKHGPVCTHGAGTWPPVPRPLLAPPRSPQCQAARRDVPASPAPVQRGGELGESTEASRKRCLGPAVV